A region of the Arachis hypogaea cultivar Tifrunner chromosome 15, arahy.Tifrunner.gnm2.J5K5, whole genome shotgun sequence genome:
TGTCGGAGACGGTGTTGAAACAAAGGATGGCCTTGCGTTACAACGCCAAAGTACTAAAGAGAGATTTTGAGCCGAGCGACCTAGTCTTGCGACGCAACGACGTCGGACTCCCGACAGCAGGGGAAGGAAAGTTGGCGGCAAATTGGGAAGGTCCGTACAGGGTGAAGGAGGTACTCGGCAATGGTGCCCATAAGTTGGAACAACTAGACGGCAAGGAAGTTCCCAAAACCTGGAACGCAAGAAACCTAAGAAGATTCTATTCCTAGAAATCGAAGCACACCCAGCGAGCAGGCGGCCTGCCGGTGTAGCTGGTTTAGTAAGACCCATATTACTTTATGTTCAGTTTACTCCCTACTAATTGTTTATATAGATGACAATTTACTACACTGATTGTCTCCCCTTATTTCAAACTTCTTGTTTAAAATTTTGATACACTGTTCAAAATTGTCAAATTACCTTGCCCAGCGAAATAAGTTAAGTCAATAATGATACGgcaccccgggactgatcaccccgggaaccaTTGAAGTCGCGAACACTACGACAAACGGCTATTAAACAAAGCCAAAATTCGGATGCTTAAACAAAAAAGCCACGACCCGGCTTCTTTAATTACCAACAAAACGGTAAACAAGTGCAAATAAATAGTCAATTACCTATGAAACGGTAAAAATGCAATACAATGGCTACCGACAAAGCGGTAAACCAGTCCATTAAACAAGAGTTCAAAAGTCTACACAAAATATTACAAgtcaaaacaaaaacacaaaggtAAATCACTTCCTCGGGATGTCAACAATCTGACCATCCCGAATAGTCTTGAACGCTCCAATTGTAGAAGTGTCGAAGTCGGGAGAAAGCAGCTTGACTTGGGCTTTAATCGCCTCCTCGGTGCCATTTATCACCTCCTTGGCCTTCTTCACTgtatccttatttttcttcttcaaaacGGTGACCTCCTCCTTTAGACCGGTAGCCTGTTCCTTGGCACTCTTGGCCAACTTCTCGACCTCTTCGAGCTTGGCTTCAAGAGCCGTAATCTTAGTCTGAGCCGCAAAAGTCTCACAGCGAGTGGCGTTGAGCTGGGACTCCAGTGTCATCTCCCACTCAAGAAGTCAGGCGACCGTCACGTCGGAGGTTTTCACCTTCCCCTCCGACTCAGCTAACTTTTCCTTCAAAGTCTTAACTTCCGACTTCAAGCTCTCGACCTCCCGAACGGATTGACGATACTTTCCGTCCAAAGTCCCAGCCCGAGTCAGAAGAGGCTCAGCTTTCCTAGCAATTGTAGCTGCCCTCAACATACACCGGTACATCCAGCGAGCCTGAGCACCAAAATCCCCATCATGAAAGAACTCGTCTGTACCAAGCACGAGCTGAGAATCAATAAAGCCGCCAGCATCGAAATTTTTCTCCATCACAGTGAGTGAGCCCTCGGGACTGGAGGCCGGCTTCCGTTTGTGAGGGTTCTCGATGATCGTGACATCGGGACCCTCTACAATCGGCTCGGCCTCATGAGGAACCACGCCACTGCTGCTCGGTCCAGTTGTAACCATTGGCTCGGCAGATTTTGGTGGTGAAGACGGAGTTGAGTGCACCTCGGCATGAGGGGAGGCCTCCTGCTCGACAAAATGCGTAGCAGAGTTATCATCACTCACTTCAGGGAGGGATTGGGCCATTAAATCCTCAAGGCCAGTGCGCTCGGTAGCCATGCTTACTGCAATCAATAGAACAACTCGTTAGAccggtacatatatatatatataaaagaagaggGGGAGGGGGACAACACTACCAAACGACCACTTACCCACATAACTCCTACTCGTCTCCCGATCACCCATTAAGAGATGAGGATTCAGATTACTTTTATTAAAGATGGCCAGCAACACATCGGCGATGTTTTTGTCCTGCTAGGTCAGGCCCTTGTAGGTTACCTTGGTAAAAGCATTAGACCCGGCCCCGAAGCTCCAGTAAGTCGGGATCCACCGCTCACCCTCCAAGGTTAGCCAGAAAGGATGCACTCTCTCGGCAGGCCGGACCTTGAAGAACTTGTCCTTAAGGACGTGAAATGAATCTTCAAAAGTTCCGAAGATTCGCCTCTCCCCCGAGCAGcccggaaggacatgaaccccttCTTGTACCTCCCCTCTTTAGAAGGATTCATTAAAACAAATAACTAGAGAAAACCTCCACCGAGGCCGGCAAGTCTAGGTATTCACACGTCATTTGGAAACACCGAATTGCGGCTCAACTGTTCGGGTGCAACTGCGACGGGGCCACGTCGCACCGGTTTAAGAGTGCCATCTGGAAGGGGGAGAAGGGGATGCGAACCCCCAAGACAGTGAACATCGCCTCATACAGCCACATCCAGTCGGCAATTCGGGGCGTATTAAGGTTGAGTTGGCATAGGCATTCATGAGCGGCGGGAACAAAGGCTTCGTAGCGCGCCTCCTCATCATCGCCCCCACAAAGCTGGTCGCGGACACGGAACTCCGTGAACTCCTCTAATGTCATTTGCGAAGGGGTTCGCTTCACATTGGAAGTAACCCACACATATCTGTCGACAGGGGGTCTCGGGAGGGGAAGTTGCGCCATACCTACGGTGGGGGCACCACAAAGTTAGACTGCCAGGCCGGGAAGTCGGGAAACCTAAGAAGATTAAACTAATGCTACTCGCACTAAACGCTACAGTAAGCTTATTTGCAGTTAAAGAAAGGATAAATCTACAGCCACCTAAAGATCAGAAATCGCAAACCTAAATGGCAACCCCCCTAACTTCTGCCTATCGCTACCAAGCATGCAAGACCAACATCTAATCCAAATAAACGCGAACGGGGAAAACATGCAGTATACAAGTGCAACAATATCAAAAAGCATCAAAGGCAAAGAAAGACTTACCAGGATGATGATAATCGAAAGAAGCTGGGGAGTACTGCAGAGATTTGGACGAATCAGGGGCGATTGAGAACGAAGAACTTCAGAAAATGTGGAAAGGAAAGGAGGAATGCGTAACAGATATTTGGGAGTGACAAACTGAAGTAATAAGGcaaggaaaggaaaaacaaaGCGAAGTGTAACTACAATGGAGAATCGCGAAAGACAGGGACAAAATGGACTTTTTCCCATGCTTTCAAATCACCCATAAATGCACTTAATGGCAGTCGCGGATAACGAGGCAACAAGCGGCGATTCCCCAAATCGACGAAGCTATCTCGCGCATAAGAGACACGTCCCAATTACGAGCGACCGACCCCACGACGAAACAAAAGGCTCAGAACGCGCCAACAACGGTACTCCCGGCCCTAgctggcgcgttgggggcactgttacggcccggCCCGGCTAGCATAACGCCCCGATCCGTGCGTCCGACCCAACTGTGACATCGGACCCGAACCGGGGAACTGACTCGGACACCTGTCCACCTGTAACCCATCACAAGACAGCTGGGGAAGGAAGCTTCCAAGAAGGTGGGACTGTCCTCGTGGGACCCACCTCACTGACAGGGTATATATGGGAGGGCCCTACCCCTCCCCCACAGTACGTCACTATCCCTTAACTCTCACTGCCACTTATACGGtctctgacttgagcgtcgaaaTCCTTTTTGCAAGTGGCTCCCCCCTTCTAAACACAACTGCTCGCGAGGTTGTGATGTCTGACTCTCCTCCCTCCTAGTCCACAGTCCAAAAGATCCGTCCGCTCACTATCAACAAAGCCGAATTCCCTTCGTCAATCACCCATTTAATCCACCCGGTCCGTTTGGCATCCGACCAAccgaacaagaacaaaagaaccTTGCAACAATGAAAAAGGAGTAGGGTGTAATTACCAATGTATATATAGAATATGATtgtaattttaatagaaataaaGACACGTGTCAATTGGAGAAATGCCAAAAACAGTTGAAAAATAGACAGGTGTTGAAATATGTGAAGGGTGTTACTGTTTTGCaatataataaatagatagataaaAATAGATAGCGATTATTTACGAGTTAAAAATCCATCTCCGTGCCCAGTGGCGTTTCCAGTGTTTGAACCGCCGTTGGTCCGTCAGACATTGAACAATGGTGACGGCATACGGATGAGCTATTGAGCTACGTGGATACTGGAATTTCGGTCACAAACATGAAACAACACTTTTATTTCCATTATCTGTGAAATTCGTCCATCTttggaagaggaagaaaaaaataagaaaaaataaaaaccttaaattaaaattatagcaCTACGAGATGGATTCCCCATCCGAATTTTCTTCCTTCCCCCCATCCCAGACCCAGTTGCCTCCTCAacaaaaccctaaccctatcGTTTTTTTGGATCCCAACTCCGATTCTTTCCCAAACTGGGctgaaaaccctaaccctaacttgCACAACTATCTTTCCTTCACCGTCCCGAAGAAGAGGAGGCGCGGCAGGTCCCAACGCAACCCGGCGTTGTTTCGCATCCCTCTCAACCCCAATGACGCTTCCAATTCTAACAACAACAACGGTTTCTCGTCTTCCGCTGCGGCAGTCCCCGTTTCGGCTCCTTTGTCGAAAGTCGTCATCGGAAACCCGCCGCCCCCGCCGCTGTCAATGTCGATGCAGTACTCGGTGCCTGACAATTCCGATGAGATTATTGTGATCAACAAGGAGCCGAAGACTGAAGCCTTGATTGCCCTCAGCGCCGGGTTTCCAGCCGATTCGCTAACCGAGGAGGAGATCGAAGCGGGGGTTCTCCCGGTCATCGGAGGGATAGAGCAAGTGAACTACACTCTCATTAGGAACCATATAATTGCCAAATGGCGCGAGAATGTGTCCCAGTGGGTCACGAAGGAGATGTTCGTTGACTACATACCTCAGCATTATCACGCTCTTCTTGACTCCGCTTATAACTACCTCGTCTCGCATGGATACATCAATTTTGGAGTTGCACCCTTAATTAAGGAAAAAATTCCGTTGGAAATGAGTAAACCGAGCGTGATCATCATCGGCGCTGGCCTGGCCGGATTGGCGGCTGCTAGGCAGCTGATGCGGTTTGGCTTTAAAGTAACGGTCTTGGAAGGGAGGAAGCGCGCCGGCGGACGAGTTTATACGAAGAAGATGGAGGGAGGGAATAGGGTGTGTGCAGCTGCGGATTTGGGCGGGAGTGTTTTAACTGGTACCTTAGGGAATCCTCTTGGCATTGTGGCAAGGCAGTTAGGTGATGTGCTTCATAAGGTAAGGGATAAGTGTCCACTTTATAGTCTCGATGGAAAGCCAGTTGACCCTGATATGGATGTAAAGGTGGAAAATGCGTTCAACCGTTTGCTTGACAAGGCAAGCAGGCTTAGACAGTTGATGGGGGAGGTATCTATGGATGTGTCCCTTGGTGCAGCATTGGAAACGTTTAGGCAAGTGTACAAGGATGCGGTGAATGATGAGGAGATGAACTTGTTTAATTGGCATCTAGCCAATTTGGAGTATGCGAATGCCGGTTTGTTGTCCCATCTTTCGCTAGCGTTTTGGGATCAAGATGATCCATATGATATGGGAGGGGATCATTGCTTTTTGCCTGGAGGAAATGGGAAGTTAGTTCAAGCTTTGGCTGAGAACGTGTCTATTCTATATGAGAAAACTGTACATACTGTTAGATACAGTGGTGATGGAGTGCAGGTTATTGCAGGAAATCAGGTCTTTGAGGGtgatatggcattgtgcactgttCCACTAGGAGTGTTAAAGAAGGGGTCCATCAAATTTATACCTGAGTTGCCTCAAAGAAAACTTGATGGAATAAAAAGATTGGGTTTTGGTCTACTGAATAAGGTTGCTATGCTTTTTCCTCATGTATTCTGGGAGACAGATCTTGACACTTTTGGACACCTTACTGATGATCCAAGTCGCCGTGGGGAGTTTTTTCTGTTCTACAGTTATGCCCCAGTTGCTGGTGGTCCACTGTTGATTGCTTTAGTGGCTGGGGAAGCTGCACATAAGTTCGAGAGCATGCCCCCAACAGATGCAGTCACACGTGTTCTTCAAATTCTCAAGGGTAACTCCATGAAAACTGTAACCTAGATTTCCATTCCCCTCATAATTAGATAGTAGATTTTCTGGATACCAATGGTACCTAAAAAAAGGGGAAAATGAACCACAAGATAAGAAGTTGCAAGTCTGTCTTCGAAATATTTCAAGCAGCTGGCATGATTTCCTGAGTTCCTTGTGTGCTTTTGGTTGGTCTATTTATTTTGTGCAAAATGTATAAAAAGCTAAACTGGATCATTGTTATAGCATGGAAACTCCACcactaattatattgttaaagTTTATTTGCTATTTATGTAATTATAACATTTTCTTTAGTATATATTGACGAACCCACATATCCTTTTTtttagggggggggggggggggaaagaTTGTATTTGTGTAGGCTATATATAACATCCAATTCTTGGATCAATATCAGTTAGTATATCAGACCTTTTTGAATGTTTTCCACAGTAACCATTGTGAAGTTTGGCTTAAAACTATTCCTAATAAAGTATTTTATGAAAATGAGTCAAACGTTACTCAATTTTCATTACTGTTCTGTTTAGGATAAATTTATGACACATGCTTTGTCTGTGTGCAGGTATCTATGAACCAAAAGGAATTAGTGTTCCTGAACCTATCCAAACTGTCTGTACTAGatggggaaatgatcctttctgctTTGGTTCTTATTCTAATGTTGCAGTTGGAGCTTCCGGGGATGATTATGATATTTTAGCAGAAACTGTTGGAGATGGTAGACTTTTCTTTGCTGGGGAGGCAACCACTAGGCGCTATCCTGCTACCATGCATGGGGCTTTTCTTAGTGGTCTTAGAGAAGCAGCAAATATGGCTCACTATGCTGATATTCGATCCCGAAGATTGAAGGTTGATAGGGCTCCTTCAAATGCTTATTCTTGTGCTTCCCTTCTTGCGGACTTATTTAGAGAACCTGATATAGAATTTGGAagcttttctgccatttttgctCGGAAGAATGCAGACTCCAAGTCACCAGCAATCTTGCGGGTAACATTTAGTGAGCATAGAAAGAAGAGTCATGAAGTTGCAAAACAGGACCAACAACAGCACTCAAACAAATTGCTTTTTCAGCAGCTTCAGTCACATTTTAATCAGCAGCAGCAGCTTCATGTTTACACTCTACTATCAAGGCAACAGATTCTTGACCTAAGAGAAGTAAGAGGAGGTGATGAAATGAGATTGAATTACCTTTGTGAAAAGCTAGGAGTGAAGCTGGTGGGAAGAAAAGGCTTGGGGCCTAGTGGTGATTCTGTCATTGCTTCCATTAAAGCTGAAAGGGGCAATCGGAAACCTCTTTCAACATCTGCGATTATTAAACCAGGTGGGTGATAGTAGACATTAGTTGTCCAAGATTCTTTGCttattttcctcttctttttctttccttttctgtttATGTGTGGATTCTTCTTCAAGGTAAATAATACTTCTCATTGTCTATAAAGGGGTATCGAAACTAAAAGCCGGCATTATTAAGCGAAAGCTAATCAGGTTTGTGACTAAATTGTTgatgtttatttatattattcatgttcTGTTGGACATGACGATAACTCTAGTTGATTCTCACAGGAAGGCGAAAGTGGTGAAGAAAACCCATGGATCCTTGCTGCACACTAGCACAAATGTGGTGAATACAACTAACGTAACGGAAGAGAATAGGACAGATCAAGCACTTCCTGGAGTGCCTGTTTTAGGTAATTGTTTGTCCAAAATTCTTGATTAAATTATGATAATTACATTGCATTACGTTAAGTGCTGGCGCATAGAATGTGCTTTGTCAAAATGATTTGGCTTCTTTCTCATTCCCTAAAGCCATCAAAACTAGTGAACCAACTGGATCAAGGTTCTATGGCAAACCTGACAAACCTGACATTCATCAGCATCATCAGAACAATGCAAAAATAGATATGGAACAGATTCAGAGCTCAGCAAAACAGTCAACAAATAACACACATTTAAAGATAGTTAGCCCTATATGACACTGAGACATGCAACATAATTATTGTAGTAATTCTATTAAGCACTGTTTTACAAACGGATCCATAAAAAGGATTGAATTGAACCTCAAGGGGAGCTCTGGGCTTCCAAATAGGTCTATTAAGGTGGAAGCACTGAATGAGGTTCTGTTCAAGGAATGATTTAGGAACTGAAGGTGTGATTTGCAAGAAAACATTTCAGATTGATCTAAAGATCAAAACCTATTATTTGGGCTAAAAACAATGGATTTGAATTCAAAACACCCAAAAGAATAACTAATTTTCTGAGCTCCatattcttttgattttaaaaggAAGGGGAGGTGAAGTTACAAGAATAAATAGACTGCTGTACAATCTTTGCGTATGTTCTCATGAGATATGAGACTCATTCTGTTTGCTAGAGTTAAGGCCTGTAATCCTGTATGTATACTTAGGCTTTGAAATCGAACTTGATATTTGTTGCCCTTCCTATTTACTCTACCATTTTGCTATACCATGGAAAGATAAGGGGTCATAAGGCTAAACTGATCAGGTTCAAATTTAAATGGTCAGGGTACCATATTCCTTCCACCCCATCCTTCTGAGATTTGGAAAAAAATGCGAGAACATATTGGTAATTTTTAGAAATATCTAGTTGGTAGGGGCAAACATATGGATGAAGCTGCACGTGTGTTGCTGTTAAAGCTCATGTAAAACCCAGCCAGCTTCTTTTTCTTACTAATCACTTTGTTCAAGCAAATAATGTAATTATTTCCTTTTATTGGTCTTTTAGGGTGCCCCCAACTTTTAAGCATAAATGGGGTAATTTAGACATGGTATATGATAAGACACCGGAGTTTTGTTGATCCCACCTAGTGGTGGGGCAAAGCTTTGTTGTTCTAGTAGCTTCcttgttttggttgcttgatGCTTTGGATTATATGGTATCCTCCCCTTGTTGTACCTCACTTTAAATAATTATCTTTAGCAAATTTCTTTAGGTTTAATTGTTCTGTTAGcttttatagttttatcaaatttttaattaggccttacagtttaaaagtttgtaattggatTCCTGTactagataaaaatttgtaattagattcttactaattatttttcagaaaaaaatgcaataattctagagtattttttttagaatattccATAATTCATCCTACATGAAACACAAAAATGAATATTCCAAAAAATAGTTGtatttttaacaaaagaaaatagttagagaaggcctaattggaatttttttatctaatataagGACTTAAGTACATACTTTTAAACTATAAGGacttaattaaaatttgataaactaTAAAGACCTATAGAGTATTAAAGCCTTTTTCTTATTGTATAACTAAAACTGTCAAGTGTACATGCATTATATTTATGTATGTCTTTTGTAGCTATGGTTTTTGTCAGTATGAATTACAAAACTAACTAAAGGTATTTCTAGGTAACACCCAAAGTGGCTTGTCAAATCCGTGAAGCGAGCACCTATATTCATCCAGGAGGTAAGACACCAAACATCACTAATTCTTATAGTCTTTCTTGTATATGATTTCCATTTTTAAAGGATTACCTTGTCACGTTAAGGGGGAGGAGTTCAATGAATTTCATTTTAAACTATAATGAAAAAGACCATAGAGAATAGAGAGTATGTTTGTTGAACTCCAAAAAAAGACTTCTTTTTCatcgttttgaattttttttttatcatgtttGGGTAATTTTTATGTAAGTGATTATGTGTTGTCCAAATTTTAAgtttcttttcctctcctttttatttttattttttttgaaaaggttttttgTTCGATGCACACATTAGTGTTTTTGCTTGATAagtcaataatataaataataacggtctttttttagtagttttatcacacaacaacaaaaacaaagtCTTGTCCTAGTAGATGGGATCGAGTACATGGATCAAATGATGCAATTGAGTTCTATTATGTATTATGTCTACGGAGAgatcgtttacatgtagatctcgtttgatcaCTTCATAGATAGCCTTTTTAGGTCTTCCGCTGCCTTTCACCCCTTGTTCATCCTCTATTTCATTCACCCTCCTGACTGGACGCTTTgttggtcttcttctcacatgtccaaaccacgtGAGACTCAATTCTACCATCTTTTTTATAATAGGTGCTATTCCAACTCTCTAttttatatcttcgttccttattctatCCAAACGCGTATGAATACTCATCAATCTCAACATCTTTATCTCTGCtacacttaacttatgttcgtgGTCCCTTTTAATCGTCCAACACTCTGTACTATAAAGTATAGCCGGTCTGATAGTAGTGTGATAGAAtttgtcttttaagttttaaagacaTTTTTTTGTCACATAAAATTAgacgcactccgccattttgaccaatctGTTTGGACTCTAAAATTTATATCCTGTTCAatttctccattatcctgtatagTGCactcaagatacttaaaacttttaacttttcgtaggatgtgtTTTCCAATCTTCATCTCTgtattagggttttcccttcgGCTGTCGAACTTACATTCTTTATATTccatcttgctacggcttatgcgctaGACCATATACTTCTAGAatttctctccataactccagcTTTTTATTTAGGTCTTCTATTGACTTTCTCATAAGAACAATATCATCGGCATAGGTGTAACTCaataccaataggaaattcctctgtcataccaccttgagtcttcGCACTAGTTGTAACCCTATCATACATATCTTTAATTGCGTGAATATATGCGATCTTTATTCTCTTCATTTCCAAAACCTTCTATGACCTCTATTggcaccctatcatacgctttctCCATATTAATAAACACTATATgtagatcctttttattattacgatacctctccatcatccttcttaacatgTATGTAGGTTCGGTGGTGGATCTGCTTGGTATAAACCCAAATTGATTCTTTGTTACTTGTGTCTGTTGTCTCAATCTTCGTTCTATCACCTttttccataacttcatggtatgactcatgagcttgatccctctatagttttcgcaaTTTTGTATAtctcccttattcttgtagataggtaccaaggtgttTTTTCTCCATTCATTTGGCATCTTCTTTAACCTTAAAATCTCATGTAAAAGCTTGATTAACCAACTGATGCCTTTTCTCCAAGGCCTTTCCAAACTTAAATCAGAATATTATCGGGTCCCAAAGTTCTGTCATTTTTCAtccgctttagagcctcttttacctcgaagtctcgaatccttcgatagtcgATGGTAGTCGAAGTTTTGATTTTCTTCCCtcgtgcataatcgaccaaggttCATCTGTCCTTCATTAAATTACTCATAGAAGTAGATTTTCCACCTTTTAATGATCTTCTCATCTTGAGCCAAAACCTCTTTatctttatcctttatgcacttaacctgatacaagtttcttgttcttctttcacggctctttgcaattctatatatgcttttttctctttccttcaTGCCTAAAGGCTGGTAGAGACTCTCATATGCTCGCCTTATATTTTTTCATGTTATCTGTATTGCGGCATAAACACCACTTTTTAAAGCACTTTTTTTGTCTTTATCTTTTTTGgtacactcgcattccaccaccatgACTTCTTGTCTCTCGGTCCTATTCCTCTAGCTTCACCAAAACTATTTTTTGTCACACAGTTTTTTCCGTACAATCCAAACAAAACAAATTATCTTGAAATCTCTTTTCAGTTAAAACATTAATACGTAAATTGATTTTCACATAATCAATTATATAGTAAGTGTTGTTTTAAATCTTCAGGTGCAATTTCATTAGAGATCGTGATGACAATGTCACAGCGTGTTGGCTTTCAAATGAAAAAAGGGTATCTTTCTACGGGACATTGTTTTGTCAAGACAGGCACCAGTAGTATGTCAAATTTCATTCATCAACCTTGAGGTAGCTTTCTAGATCTAACTATGCTATGTGTATACCAAAATTAAGTCACCATTTAACTAATTCCTGTTCGAACACACATATACAAATATATGGTGGCTGATTTTTTATGTgtgcataatattttttttatctgatTTTGTGTTATCTAATTGATAAAATTGAAGATGGCCTCTTGCTAATAATACCTTTGGTGTTTTAATGCTGCTAACTCGCATCCCACAAAATATATGCAGCTAAGTAGCATCCTACTTTGAGGGTGgaaaaaataccaaaacaaaacaaaaggagTCGCCCTTGATGAGAACCACAAGCTTACATCATAGTGAGCGTCAACAAATAAAACGGAGGAAGTAAAGGCAGGTGGGTGATGAAGCcagtttgtttttcttttttaagtgTGCAACTGGTGCTGGGGTGTTTCGGAGATGTGTATGAGATAGTTGGACAAATGAAGGGGGGAATAGTGGTTCTTCTAGAATACATCTCTCACCGTTTAAGTCAAAGTTCAATGATAATTTAGTCATTGGTATTTATTCCATAGCAAATGTTAGGATTAAAGAAGTGTGTGCTCCATTTCCATAGTAGGGATTCGATAATTTTTTTTCCCTGTATGTAaggatttgattaatttttaaccgATAGAAACTTGATTGCAATTAAATTATGATTAATTCtgtataatatttttctttggcCGGAGTAATAGATACTTTTTCACTATCATACTTTTCacaatctcttctatttttgttgaCTGAACTTTTTGCAGCCTTGCTAATACAATAAAATCATGGCGTCTCCTTAACAAACAATTGGAAAGTAAAACTAGGCATGGATGAGCTTGATCAACTTGTCAAAGAAAAGGGCATAATAATGGATCAATCTTGACCTGCATCAACCTATTCAACCTATTTTTACTTCTACATCGTCGCTGAAACACATTGCATCCTCAATATTAGAGTgttctttttctctttaataaAACTAGATCCCCATCACGTTCAGCAACATAGAACCAAAACTATAGGACAACCTAAGTGAGCATAATACGATGGAAGTTGTAAGCTGTGTTCGAGGGAAAGTTATTGTCTATTGTTGGCTTTTATAGTAGACAACTGGGGACTGAGAGGCGGTAGCTTAACCTGTGACGAATGTCAGCGGTTTGAGTTTGCTTATCTTCAACTCGTGAACTTACCCGATAAGATGCTCTCTGGCATATGCGTCTGAAATTCTACACCCCAAAAGTTCAAAACATTTGAATTTAAAAGAGTTTTGCTAATTCAACAAGGGAGAATGAAGTTGAGAACCAATAATTTAGAAACGTTTGACTATTTTATTGAAATTCTACACCCAATAGTTGACAATCAATAAGACAATAACCCCCTTTTATTTTCTTACGCATCCACAACCTATAATTCCTTTCTTG
Encoded here:
- the LOC112750651 gene encoding protein FLOWERINGUS D; amino-acid sequence: MDSPSEFSSFPPSQTQLPPQQNPNPIVFLDPNSDSFPNWAENPNPNLHNYLSFTVPKKRRRGRSQRNPALFRIPLNPNDASNSNNNNGFSSSAAAVPVSAPLSKVVIGNPPPPPLSMSMQYSVPDNSDEIIVINKEPKTEALIALSAGFPADSLTEEEIEAGVLPVIGGIEQVNYTLIRNHIIAKWRENVSQWVTKEMFVDYIPQHYHALLDSAYNYLVSHGYINFGVAPLIKEKIPLEMSKPSVIIIGAGLAGLAAARQLMRFGFKVTVLEGRKRAGGRVYTKKMEGGNRVCAAADLGGSVLTGTLGNPLGIVARQLGDVLHKVRDKCPLYSLDGKPVDPDMDVKVENAFNRLLDKASRLRQLMGEVSMDVSLGAALETFRQVYKDAVNDEEMNLFNWHLANLEYANAGLLSHLSLAFWDQDDPYDMGGDHCFLPGGNGKLVQALAENVSILYEKTVHTVRYSGDGVQVIAGNQVFEGDMALCTVPLGVLKKGSIKFIPELPQRKLDGIKRLGFGLLNKVAMLFPHVFWETDLDTFGHLTDDPSRRGEFFLFYSYAPVAGGPLLIALVAGEAAHKFESMPPTDAVTRVLQILKGIYEPKGISVPEPIQTVCTRWGNDPFCFGSYSNVAVGASGDDYDILAETVGDGRLFFAGEATTRRYPATMHGAFLSGLREAANMAHYADIRSRRLKVDRAPSNAYSCASLLADLFREPDIEFGSFSAIFARKNADSKSPAILRVTFSEHRKKSHEVAKQDQQQHSNKLLFQQLQSHFNQQQQLHVYTLLSRQQILDLREVRGGDEMRLNYLCEKLGVKLVGRKGLGPSGDSVIASIKAERGNRKPLSTSAIIKPGVSKLKAGIIKRKLIRKAKVVKKTHGSLLHTSTNVVNTTNVTEENRTDQALPGVPVLGNTQSGLSNP